Proteins from a genomic interval of Bradyrhizobium sp. CCGB01:
- a CDS encoding FAD-binding oxidoreductase, with amino-acid sequence MPRFDDIYAKEFKETPYWWEAAEPETDLDPLPERADVVVIGSGYAGLNAATHLARAGRSVVVIDGDRIGEGASTRSGGMVSSGQKLVVGGAIKGIDPALFSRLIGESNESFDYLKMLVETEKLDAGLALTGRFFGAHAAGNYETLKRHGALLAEKTGVTVRFLDRAQQRAAIGSDYYHGGMVIDQYGGLHPGKYHKALRDRARNAGVLLRSHARAGMVQDGAGGEKIVPTARGSIRAAHVVATTNGYTAADATPGLASRIVPVKSYQIATEPLPADLLAELIPQARMVSDTRRDLIYTRPSPDGTRLLFGSRPGIFDMPDKLAAKRLYARMLTIWPQLAGVKITHAWSGRVAMTVDKLAHLGTRDGTDFAAGCNGNGVALMTYLGYQTARKILGEQNMPSAFDRDKFTAVPFYAGKPWFVPLFAGWYRLRDFLDRPGR; translated from the coding sequence ATGCCCCGCTTTGACGATATCTATGCCAAGGAATTCAAGGAGACGCCCTATTGGTGGGAGGCTGCCGAACCGGAAACCGATCTCGATCCTTTGCCGGAACGCGCCGACGTCGTGGTCATTGGCTCGGGCTATGCGGGGCTGAATGCGGCGACCCATCTGGCGCGCGCCGGGCGTTCGGTCGTCGTCATCGACGGCGACCGGATCGGAGAGGGAGCCTCGACGCGGTCGGGCGGCATGGTGTCGAGCGGCCAGAAGCTGGTCGTTGGCGGCGCGATCAAGGGGATCGATCCGGCGCTATTCTCGCGCCTGATCGGCGAAAGCAACGAGAGCTTCGATTATCTGAAGATGTTGGTCGAGACCGAGAAGCTTGACGCCGGGCTCGCGCTCACGGGCCGCTTTTTCGGCGCTCACGCGGCGGGCAACTACGAAACCCTGAAGCGACACGGCGCGCTGCTGGCGGAGAAAACCGGCGTCACTGTGCGCTTTCTGGATCGGGCGCAGCAGCGGGCCGCGATCGGTTCGGACTATTATCATGGCGGCATGGTGATCGACCAATATGGCGGTCTGCACCCGGGCAAGTATCACAAGGCGTTGCGCGACCGGGCGCGCAACGCCGGCGTCCTGCTGCGTTCGCATGCCCGTGCGGGCATGGTGCAGGACGGCGCGGGTGGCGAGAAGATCGTGCCGACCGCACGGGGCAGCATCCGGGCCGCTCACGTCGTCGCAACCACCAACGGCTACACCGCCGCCGATGCGACGCCGGGGCTCGCCAGCCGCATCGTGCCGGTCAAGAGCTATCAGATCGCCACCGAGCCGCTGCCGGCTGATCTGCTCGCCGAGCTCATTCCGCAGGCCCGCATGGTGTCGGACACGCGCCGCGACCTGATCTACACAAGGCCGTCACCCGACGGGACGCGACTTCTGTTCGGTTCGCGCCCGGGCATCTTCGACATGCCGGATAAGCTTGCCGCCAAGCGGCTCTATGCGCGCATGCTAACTATCTGGCCTCAGCTTGCGGGTGTGAAGATCACCCATGCCTGGAGCGGGCGTGTGGCGATGACGGTCGACAAGCTCGCCCATCTCGGTACCCGCGACGGCACTGATTTCGCCGCCGGCTGTAACGGCAATGGCGTCGCACTGATGACCTATCTCGGTTACCAGACGGCGCGGAAAATTCTCGGCGAGCAGAACATGCCGTCTGCCTTTGATCGGGACAAATTCACCGCTGTGCCGTTCTATGCCGGCAAGCCGTGGTTCGTGCCGCTTTTTGCCGGCTGGTATCGCCTGCGCGATTTCCTCGACCGCCCGGGGCGCTGA
- a CDS encoding FAD-binding oxidoreductase, with the protein MSRIIPDPVVTPQELPAQVDVVVIGGGIIGVSTALSLAERGVSVALCEKGLIGAEQSSRNWGWVRQMGRDPAELPLAMESLRLWRGMNARIAGETGFRQTGIAYLCDTDADVAMYEEWLKHATPLGLDSRLVSGEALKTLIPGAARPFRAALHTPSDGKAEPFIAVPAMARAAAATGVHILTNCAVRSIERSAGRVSGCVTERGEIRCSSVVLAGGAWSRLFAGNMGIDLPVLKILGSVVRLSSVDGVPDFAVGAGNFAFRRRLDGGFTVAQRNANIAPITPDSFRLFCDYTPTLIKSWSELTLRIGGQFFRELSMARSWRSDEVTPFEQVRILDPDPSWRFVRGGVRHLREAFPVFGDAKITKMWAGLMDVTPDAVPVIAPVGSIPGFYLATGFSGHGFGIGPGAGALMADLVTGSKACVDPAPFRMERFKRLKKVA; encoded by the coding sequence TTGTCCCGAATAATTCCCGACCCTGTCGTCACCCCGCAGGAGCTGCCCGCGCAAGTTGACGTGGTCGTCATCGGCGGCGGCATCATCGGCGTCTCGACGGCGCTCTCGCTGGCCGAGCGCGGCGTCAGCGTGGCCTTGTGCGAAAAGGGGTTGATCGGAGCGGAGCAATCGTCGCGAAACTGGGGCTGGGTCCGCCAGATGGGGCGCGATCCGGCCGAGTTGCCGCTTGCCATGGAAAGTCTCCGGCTCTGGCGTGGCATGAACGCGCGCATCGCCGGCGAAACGGGTTTTCGGCAGACGGGCATCGCCTACCTCTGCGACACCGATGCCGACGTCGCGATGTATGAGGAGTGGCTCAAGCATGCCACCCCGTTGGGTCTGGATTCCCGCCTCGTCAGCGGCGAGGCGCTGAAGACGCTCATTCCCGGGGCGGCGAGGCCGTTCCGGGCCGCGTTGCACACGCCGAGCGACGGCAAAGCCGAGCCCTTTATCGCAGTCCCGGCGATGGCGCGGGCCGCGGCCGCCACAGGCGTGCACATCCTCACCAATTGCGCGGTCCGCTCCATCGAGCGATCGGCGGGCCGGGTGAGCGGCTGTGTGACCGAGCGCGGTGAGATCCGCTGCTCCTCCGTGGTTCTGGCGGGGGGAGCCTGGTCGCGGCTGTTCGCTGGCAACATGGGCATCGATCTGCCGGTCCTGAAGATCCTCGGCAGCGTCGTCCGCCTGTCCTCGGTCGACGGCGTTCCGGATTTCGCAGTTGGCGCGGGCAACTTCGCTTTCCGTCGCCGTCTGGACGGCGGGTTCACCGTCGCCCAGCGCAACGCAAATATTGCGCCGATCACGCCGGACAGCTTCCGTTTGTTCTGCGATTATACGCCGACGCTCATCAAGAGCTGGAGTGAGCTGACACTTCGCATCGGCGGTCAGTTTTTTCGCGAGCTGTCGATGGCGCGAAGCTGGCGGAGCGACGAAGTTACGCCTTTCGAACAGGTCCGCATTCTCGATCCCGATCCGTCGTGGCGCTTCGTTCGAGGGGGCGTTCGCCATTTGCGCGAGGCTTTCCCGGTATTCGGCGACGCCAAGATCACAAAGATGTGGGCCGGCTTGATGGACGTTACGCCGGATGCCGTTCCGGTCATTGCGCCGGTCGGCTCGATTCCCGGCTTCTATCTCGCAACAGGTTTTTCCGGTCACGGTTTCGGTATCGGCCCGGGCGCCGGCGCGTTGATGGCCGATTTGGTGACCGGATCGAAAGCTTGTGTCGATCCGGCTCCGTTC